The stretch of DNA GCACCGGGTTGAGCCGCGCGTTGACGCAGCTCGGCCACGTCGTCACGCCTGTCGCGACCGGTGCCGAGGCGATGGCCGCCATCACGAGCGCCCACCACGACGTGATCCTGCTCGATCTCGGACTCCCCGACATCGACGGGTCGCGCGTGCTCGAGGTGACCCGTGCCCTCGACGCCGCGCCGGTCATCGTCGCGACCGCCCGCGACGACGACACCGAGATCGTCCGGCTGCTCGACGCCGGCGCCGACGACTATCTGGTCAAGCCGTTCTCCGCTGCGCAGATGGACGCCCGGATCAGGGCGGTCCTGCGGCGCACCCGGATCCACGTCGACGAGGATCAGCGCCTCGTCGTCGGCGGCCTCGTGCTCGATCCCGTCGGGCGCACCGTGGAGCTCGACGGCCACGCGATGGACCTGACCCGCAAGGAGTTCGACCTGCTGCAGGTGCTCATGCAGCGTCGCGGCGAGGTGGTC from Nocardioides sp. BP30 encodes:
- a CDS encoding response regulator transcription factor gives rise to the protein MAEVLLVEDDSAIRTGLSRALTQLGHVVTPVATGAEAMAAITSAHHDVILLDLGLPDIDGSRVLEVTRALDAAPVIVATARDDDTEIVRLLDAGADDYLVKPFSAAQMDARIRAVLRRTRIHVDEDQRLVVGGLVLDPVGRTVELDGHAMDLTRKEFDLLQVLMQRRGEVVSKQTLLTEVWQQPWGGADRTVDVHLSWLRRKLGETAAEPRFLVSVRGVGVKLVEPA